The following is a genomic window from Nicotiana tabacum cultivar K326 chromosome 3, ASM71507v2, whole genome shotgun sequence.
GTTCTCTTTTGATCTAGAGCTTGGTCAAGTAAAGGGGACTGGTTGTTCAGTTTTTTTCCACAAAATTTCGCTACTATAGAAGGAAAGTAGATTATAAATTACTtcatccgttttaatttatgtgaacctatatGACCGAACATGAAGTTtcagaaaaaatgaagacttttggaatttgtagtcctaaacaaagcaaaaaaggaggcctagagtatttgtgtggttataaaagtttctcattaagagtagaattataagtttaagctaaattgttatttgaaacatgtggtctttttttttttttttttaaataaggtACATATGGTCTTAAACATATACCATAACGTTTGTGTGGACTGTGGTTGTAAGGCTTCTGAAACTTTGATCTTAAATCTGGTAATATATTTGTTGCTATAAAAGCTATTCATTAAGGTAAAATGGGCATTTAAGttaaatttttttcaaattaagaaaggggtcattctttttggaacggactaaaaAAAGAATAGCttcacataaactggaaatgaGGGAGTTTATATTTTTTTGATCTATGTTGTTTTCTATGCGTAAGAGTTATTGTATAAAGCCAAATGGGTGACACAATTTCCGGATTTAAAAATTGAATATGAATTAGGACCTGCCTAATCTTTAAGCTAATACATAGACCACTTCAGCTTGTGGAACAAGAGTGAGTTGTGATTTCCTTCAGAATATTAAACATAATTTGCTAGAGATAGGCTTCTTTAGACCTCTCAATAATATAGTTGAAGAAATCTTGAGCAAATGAGTAACTAGTTTTTCAAAGTTATGGAGAACATGAAAGACTTAAATAGTAAAATCACTTAATAGAATTATTTgaatttctttgcttgttctttaGTTAAACTTAGAAGCAGAAATTGTTAATAAATTGTAAAATAAAAGGAATATGTTTCAGATTGCTCAATAGAACCATTTCACGATTCACCAGGATGTTGGTTAATTGTGGCAGCCACTGACACCTTAGGATGTCTGTTGAAAGCtataatttctttttcctttttgtttgtgaggggggggggggcatgGTTTACCTTTGTTAGTTGCAAATGTTTGTTAATCCACTCTTCTGCCGATTAGCTCATGTGCTGCTATTTTTTCTTTTACAGGTACTGTTGGCAACTGGGGGTGGCCATCTGGTCTACCTAGAAATTGGTGATGGGGTGCTAAATGAAGTAAAATATGCCAAGTTGGATTATGATATCTCATGCCTGGACATAAATCCAATTGGTGAGAATCCAAACTATAGTCAAATTGCAGCAGTTGGAATGTGGACAGACATAAGTGTCAGGATATATTCACTTCCCGACTTGAATCTCATTACAAAGGAACAGCTAGGAGGGGAGATAATTCCTCGTTCAGTTCTTATGTGTTCCTTCGAAGGGGTATGTCCTCTATCTTTAGTCGCCTTGTATGCCTCAACTACCCGTTTTCTTTTTGGGGAATGACAAGCACAGGGGTTTTGGGTTTGATATCTTGGGCTTCCCTGGGCAGAAACCAGGGAAACAACTGGGCTAATGGTGGGGTTGCCTTCTGGTCTCTGATTATagatttttttattctttaatttctttGATAAAGCTCTGTCTATAGGCTTATAGCCAAACATGAGTTATCGTTGGGATGGTTGTCAATTGTGCTCTAGAATCATGCTCCTCTAGCACTTATGTGGAGCGTATGGAGAGGAACAAGAGAGCATTTGATGGACTAGAGAAAGATCTTGTACATTTGAGAAATAgtctcttttcccttttttctttttggggtgCACCCACGAGCTTCCTACTTGTAGTCTGTAGAAGATTAGGTTAGGTGTCTTTCATGGAAAACCATGTCTTCTTGTAAGGTTTTCTATTTTTTGATATACTACTAGTATGAGTGAGCTTTTTGCCCTTCTTTTAATGACATTTATTACTTTATCCAAAAATGAAACATCAACACTGAAGCATTTATTATTGTGCTATGgttattcaagaaaataaaatgaaataaaatcaagaccTGAAGCTGCTGTAATCAATGAACAGTAGGAATCCTTGGAAGCATTAAACTAGATTATGTTTCTTTCCAATTTGGGTACAATTCATCTTTCATCAAGTGAACTAGTGTAGTTGGATGGCAAGACTGAGAGAAAGTATACACCAGCAGATTTGATTGACTGATACTGGAATAGGGTTTTGAATGGATCAGGCAATAGCCATGAAATTTTTTATGCTGCCCTCCTCCAATATGTTCTCTTACCtctgtttctttccttttttgggGGTCTAAAACTCTCTTTCAGATATCTTATCTACTATGTGCTTTGGGAGATGGTCATCTCTTGAATTATGTATTGAGCATGAGTACTGGTGAGCTGACAGACAGGAAAAAAGTGTCTCTTGGAACCCAGCCCATAACACTTCGTACATTCTCATCTAAAGATGCTACGCACGTCTTTGCTGCCTCCGATAGGCCCACAGTTATTTACAGCAGTAACAAGAAGCTGCTTTATAGCAATGTAAATCTAAAAGAAGTTAGTCACATGTGCCCATTCAATGTTGCAGCTTTTCCAGACAGGTAAttgttccttctttttcttcaattttactgCCAACATTGCGTCTGTTGACTTAAAAATTGAATGTGGTACTCTATTGGAAATTTCTATCTCTGTCTATTGATTTAAGTGTTTAATTACATTTTGGAGAATGAATTGCTTGCTCAGCCCTCAGACACCTATTACTGGGGTCAACATGTTAAAGAATTAAAATGTCTTCTACATATCATTACAAGCTAATGTTAGAGTTGATTTTTGCTAGATCTTCCATTTCTGTCAGTCAAAGAATGttagaaaatcataaattgttgcAATTTTCTGTATCTTTTATTAATTGTGTCCTATATTTTCTATGCATAAGAGCTTTAATAGTTATTTCTCTTTTGTCAACAGCCTCGCAATTGCAAAAGAAGGAGAGTTAACAATTGGCACTATTGATGAAATTCAAAAGCTTCACATCCGTTCAATACCCCTCGGGGAGCATGCACGGCGGATCAGCCATCAAGAGCAGACCAGGACATTTGCTCTATGCAGCGTCAAGTATACTCAGTCGAATGCAGATGATCCTGAAGTGCATTTTGTCCGCCTGTTAGATGATCAGACATTTGAGTTCATATCAACTTACCCCCTTGACCAATTTGAATATGGTTGTTCCATACTTAGCTGCTCCTTTTCTGATGACAGTAATGTGTATTATTGCGTTGGCACTGCTTATGTGATGCCAGAGGAAAATGAACCTACCAAGGTAAGTTTCATTGATAAAAGTTTCTCTAATTGTAATTGTTGCTTAGATCCTGTGATTTGTGATGAACTATCGATTTGTgtagattttgggttttgagccATATTGTTTTCCTCAAATTCATCTGATACATACCTATTGGTTGAACTTTATCATCTTTCCATCACCATGCCCACTTTTTCTGGCTCTTCTTTTTTGTTGAGACTGGTGATGTGCTGACGTGGTTAAGGCAAATTACGATCTTGATAATCTTTTCTTTCAACTGTTTTGAAGTTTCAACTAGATTCTTATATTCCTTGCTTAACTGAAATGTGACAACAAATATGGGGCGGTGGGAGGATTGCTGAAGGGATATAAAGAAGATATTTAATACATCAAAAACTGAAGTGATTAATATTCATAACATCACATgatagccccccccccccccccacaaaaaaaaaaaaaaaaaccccccAAAGTAAAAAAAAGTGTGAAAAAATAGAACATCAGATAATCTTTATGAATTGCTTGGAAAGGAGATGAGTTTATATCATCAGTAGCTAGATTTAAGCAAACTAATCTTTTATTGAAGGAGGAAATCGTGGTTGGAAGCAATTTTTACACCTTAAGGCTGTTTTGTTTGATATAATTTTGTTTCAAGTCAAAACTAATAGGCTTGTTACTATATGCCTTCAATGTAATGAAGTCAACTTTTTTTTCTGGGCTTGTTTAATTCACTGATGTTCATTTTTATGGTTATTTAAGGTACTTAAATGATGAGTAATTGCAGGGCCGAATTTTAGTTTTTATAGTTGAAGATGGAAAGCTCCAACTAATTGCAGAGAAGGAAACTAAGGGAGCTGTATACTCTCTAAATGCCTTCAATGGGAAACTGCTTGCTGCAATCAATCAGAAGATTCAATTGTACAAGTGGGCCTCGCGTGAAGATGGTGGCAGCCGAGAATTGCAGACAGAATGTGGACACCATGGTCATATATTGGCTCTTTATGTTCAAACACGTGGGGATTTTATTGTCGTTGGTGATTTGATGAAGTCCATTTCTCTACTGATTTTCAAGGTAACTTTTGTAAGTAAATATAATATTCTAATGCTTTAGAAAGTTAAGCTACAATTGTACTCTCAATTACCAGTTTCTTATGCTTAACCTAATTTGTCTTTCCTTCAATAAGAAGTCATTGCTGACATTCACAATATTGTTCCTATTTAGCACGAGGAGGGTGCTATAGAGGAGCGAGCCCGGGACTATAATGCAAATTGGATGTCAGCTGTCGAGATTCTCGACGATGACATTTATCTTGGTTCGGAGAACAACTTTAACCTTTTCACGGTCAGGAAAAATAGTGAGGGTGCTACAGATGAAGAGCGCAGCCGTCTTGAAGTGGTTGGTGAATACCACCTTGGTGAATTTGTTAATAGGTTTAGACACGGTTCACTTGTCATGCGATTGCCAGATTCAGATGTTGGCCAGATACCTACCGTTATATTTGGCACAGTGAATGGTGTTATTGGGGTCATTGCCTCGCTTCCTCATGATCagtatttatttttggaaaagCTGCAGACAAGCTTAAGGAAAGTGATAAAGGGTGTAGGCGGACTGAGCCATGAGCAGTGGAGGTCGTTTTACAATGAGAAGAAAACTGTAGAAGCTAAAAACTTTCTTGACGGAGATTTGATTGAATCATTCCTAGATCTTAGCAGGAGCCGGATGGAAGATATTTCTAAAGCAATGGCAGTTCCTGTTGAGGAACTAATGAAGAGAGTGGAAGAGTTGACAAGGTTGCATTAGTTATTTTTTAATGGTCTTCCTCTTCCCCAGCGTGTAATATTTCACATTTCAACTTCTCTGCTAAGCGAACCATATTATTGAGTTATGGTTTTTTTATGAGATTTTCATAAaacactatcttttagtggtaattagctatctatagataccatttgctatattacagcttctcttgttataagatgtattagatgtatttaaactactgtattcatgaatacaatagcaaaaataggcgtgaatcagggaagtccagctaatcagttgttgtattcgagtgtattcgaatgtattcatggcgtgaaacataTGATTACAATTGGATAGATTATTGTATTTGATTGTATTCACGGcatgaaacaggggattacactgtttttaaatggtaagtgaatcaattaacataatagattCCTAATATAATTCAACAAACTTGATTATAAcacataaattttgtattttcagttaaaaaatttctcaaccgaaaaacaccccaaaaatatagcaatcttcagagaaattagataatacatctgaatacataaattatattaattaaaagaaTTATAAGAAAATGCACCGACTttacaccataacaaaaaatggctcatatttttaagttttacccaacctaatccatattgtacatattttgaaagcattAGCAAACTCAAAATctgtgttcttacaaccattgcttttaaaagctatggagttaaatttgtgttctcacaaccattgGTTTCACTATCTTCTTCTTAcattttctacatatgcttcaaggggcAGTGTATTTTCTGCTTCTCCCCTTATGTCACTTGGTTGCAATGTAAGgaaattgaagagtagaagtccaccattgaaggtCATTCAAAGTTTTGCTTTCGAAAATAGGTTTTTTTGAGTTTGTtcgttgtttggattgggtgttgttccaattgattgaaaatatcaaaaggagttcaaagtttaaatttgaagtgatttggagtagatttgagcaagatttaagttaaatttcagaaaagacgcaaAGAAGAAGACGAAATCAGTTTTTTGTATAactatgtataatcttgtataatagtgtatatgagtgcaTAAACACGATCTTATACactacgttgttcacctttaccttacttaccttaaaatctcacatcatatcttatatctctttcatgacctccctttcacataggtataattcacatccacaacttgaagatATAATCTctttatactatttctaacaactCTAAATAACATCCACTCCAACTTTCTCACAGaatcaaattcgaaatttaaacccacatatttaagcttgttaaaaatctaattttcaccacccaaatggatttggtttattgaactaatatttgagtcacaattAATGATttgaaaattaacttaaaagcttgagaatttttttttaaaaattaaatagtaatttcgagaacctattggagttgaATGTTGAgtattagcctattatttttaggctagttggttgtaaattaaaatatgagctataaaattgaaaagtagggagCCCAGTTattcttatgtgaaattttcccattaaaaaatatatgaatacattcatggaatacaATGAGAcattgaatacaatgaaatatatggaatacaacgagatacattgaaatacaatgaaaaaaagacaataaatacatgaaaatacaacgagatacattgaaatatattaatagAAAATTCAAGTTGCTCAACCCCAAattccgtcgtctttgttcaagaacaaaccctaattttcgGCGAATCCGCCATCGAGCAATGGTGGCGAATATGGACTCTGTTAAAGAGATGTAAAAAATTCCTAAAAGAGAAATAAAGAGCATTACAATTCATCTCTTCGGtttataacaaacaaaaaaacataaATCAGCAACTTTGCCAACACAGTCGGCGAATCATGAGAGTGGCAGTGCCACGTTATGGACTTCCATTATTGAAAACTCTCTACAAATTCTCCTTCTCCTCTTCTACCTTTTCTCCTAATAAAAAGCAACGTCCGATGGGATTGGAGAAATTGGGATCGGAGAGAACGTAGGTAATATGGGTGACaggaattttgagattgagcatcgtgttttcaggggatgggggaagagaatgacatgtatcaaactagagagagaaagaaaatagtgtaactgaatagcgtatttagtggcttaggagtaagaggtaaccaaaattagatattttgctataaacattaaaaggtatctatagaatataatttttttaaatggtatttatttaaaacaaatatgGTATTAACTTTTTCTATAGGAgataaaaattcctttttttatttatataaagcTCCCAGTATATCTGGGCTTTCATTGCTAATAGTATATCTGACCCATGAGGAGGATGTGGCCTTGCCTCAGTAACAAAATAAGTTCTGTGCAGTATTACATGAAGTTATTGACACAGTTGCAAATAAGGAAGTAAAGCACacttaactaacataaaaatttGCCTTATCATATCTTATTCTCATACTAGGTAGTTGCCATTATTCAAGTAGTATGCTTCTTTAGCATCTCTCAGAAGATCTTGAAATGCAAAAAGAATCCTGCCCCTCCTGTATAGTATTTGCATGTTTTGCTAGGCCATCTGCCATTTGATTGGCTTCTCTCAAGCAGTGTCTAACTTCTATATTTGCTTGACATAACATCTGCTTAGTCTATTGAATGATACCTTTAAGTTTGTAGTTCTCCATAGTGTTTTTGATATAAGCATATTGACAATTATTAGAGAGTCAATCTCTAAAATGATATCACCAAGCCTTGTTGAATACACCATTCCAAACCATATTTGGCTGCATGAGCTTCAGCCAtattgttactgctgcaactttTAGGGACTGCAAAGGCCATTATCATATTCCCCCTGCAATCTCTGACAGTGCCTCCCATACCTGCTACATCAGAAGAGTGAAGGAAGCTCCCATCAGTGTTAAGTTTCACTTTACCTTCAGGGGGTAACTCCAATAGAACAATCAAGGTTTTACGATTAGGTCTGAGCCTTTCGGCTAACTCACAGATTTTATGCTAAGGCTGATCCCAATCACAATTGGAAATGCCAATTTTAGAGCTGTTTTAAGTCATGGTTGATTGTTGGAAAGGTCAAGAATTGATAGTAAGGAACACCCCCGGGAAAAATCAAAGTTTTTCTCCTCTACAAAGCTATCAATGCTTTATTCAAGATCTTTAGCCATCGGTTGTTTGTTCTCCCTCTCCGGTGGCTTTTGGAAGCTCGacgtaaaagaaaaaaagaaaactagAAAAAGAAGTATGAGAAATTTGGCTATTTAACCTTAGAGAAAAGTAATTTGGTAAGATCAAAATTTTGAACAGAAATTGAATGAAGAATTGCTTTTTCTTTAGCGGGAGTGAACACCTTCTAATTTAGTAATTATCGACCCGCTTAATAAAATAGGATACACTTACCAACTAGTAAAAGAAAAGAGCAGAGCTAGCCATCAATAAAGGAATTATTGTTTTTACTTGTGGCATGCAACTTTAAGGTTTTGAAAGACAGAAGATTCATCTTAGAAGATCTACCAACTAACCAAATACTTAGATTTAAACGACTTTCATAATTTATCGAATAATACAAATTTGCTTATACAGTGATACATAATCTCCTTTACACAATATttattatttatgaaaaaatGTCAAAACTGTCCCTGAACTATTAGCAAAGAGATTAATATATCCTCCATTTTGGGCTCTTCTGGCCTTATGTCTAATAATCAATTTGAGttaaaatttttttatttaaattccaTGTGTCGTTTTATTACTCGTCCAAtctaattaaataaatagaaaagagaCAAAACCGTCCTTGAACTACTGGCCAGGGCTAAATACGCACTCTATCCATCTATCCATTCAAAAATACCCCCCAAAAATACCTAATTTTCTAACTTACCCGGCCCAAATACTAACCCGTCCGGAAAACATAAAATCTCACCggggaaaataattttttcggatatttttattttactttctccATCTTATTTATGTTTGTTTAATATTAATACCTAATATTTTTGTGAACACCCAAGTGATCAAATTAACTCGAAATTAATAGGGCAATATTGGTCGAGTGACTGACCATTCGTTAATGGACATCCAATCCTTCATAAGAAATAAGAAATCAAATTATCCATATTTATTACTCCTAATGGTCAATATTAATTATTTATGGATAATCTCAATTTGAGTCTAATATTTTTCTTAGAATGCCAGCTTTCGCTGCTTTGTTCTTTCATGAAAATTGAAATGACCAAaatcttgttttatttttaattagaaGATCTATAAAAAAAATCATGATATTTAGCCTACTTTCATTTATGATATTTAGTTGCTTTTGTTTTATCGCAATTTTATGATTTTTCTGTATGTATATAGATCTATCTATATATGCACAATGCAATATTATATTATCAGTAAGGAATTacaacaaaatgaagaaaagaaatagtttctttctttgtgattctCATAAATTGGTAAAAAAAATTTAAGAtagattttttttaatatgaaaaaGGGTTTATGGTGGGTTTGGGAACTTTTCAGGTGGGTGAAATCGTTGGGCCATTTTCAACTGCTATATGGATGGAGAGTATATTTAGCCCTGGCTAATAGTTTTTTATAGCAAATATACCACTAGGCAGGCTACCtagtggctaatatataaataaaacccCAAATTGGTTTCAAAGCTTACAAGATGttccaaaataaaatataagttgCAAGAAATTACTAGCTACTAGAAAGATAAAAAAACTAAGGTCTAATGAACTTGCTATTACAACATGATAAGTTGAATGCTTCCTACTCCTGTCAGTGTGTGTGAATCCAATTGCTAGTGGTAAATACCAAGTAGCACCTATCAAGCTCTCACCAGGTGCCGGGGTATACAGTCCATAGGCTAGAATGAATTCCAAACATCTACACCACATAATTGAAGCAATCAAAGTCTTCCAATCTT
Proteins encoded in this region:
- the LOC107767432 gene encoding DNA damage-binding protein 1 isoform X1, which encodes MSIWNYVVTAHKPTNATHSCVGNFTAPHELNLIIAKCTRIEIHLLTPQGLQCICLQPMLDVPIYGRIATLELFRPHGETQDFLFIATERYKFCVLQWDAEASEVITRAMGDVSDRIGRPTDNGQIGIIDPDCRLIGLHLYDGLFKVIPFDNKGQLKEAFNIRLEELQVLDIKFLYGCPKPTIVVLYQDNKDARHVKTYEVSLKDKDFIEGPWAQNNLDNGASLLIPVPPPLCGVLIIGEETIVYCSASAFKAIPIRPSITRAYGRVDADGSRYLLGDHNGLLQLLVITHEKEKVTGLKIELLGETSIASTISYLDNAFVFIGSSYGDSQLVKLNLQPDAKGSYVEVLERYVNLGPIVDFCVVDLERQGQGQVVTCSGAYKDGSLRIVRNGIGINEQASVELQGIKGMWSLRSATDDPYDTFLVVSFISETRVLAMNLEDELEETEIEGFNSQVQTLFCHDAIYNQLVQVTSNSVRLVSSISRDLKNEWFAPAGYSVNVATANATQVLLATGGGHLVYLEIGDGVLNEVKYAKLDYDISCLDINPIGENPNYSQIAAVGMWTDISVRIYSLPDLNLITKEQLGGEIIPRSVLMCSFEGISYLLCALGDGHLLNYVLSMSTGELTDRKKVSLGTQPITLRTFSSKDATHVFAASDRPTVIYSSNKKLLYSNVNLKEVSHMCPFNVAAFPDSLAIAKEGELTIGTIDEIQKLHIRSIPLGEHARRISHQEQTRTFALCSVKYTQSNADDPEVHFVRLLDDQTFEFISTYPLDQFEYGCSILSCSFSDDSNVYYCVGTAYVMPEENEPTKGRILVFIVEDGKLQLIAEKETKGAVYSLNAFNGKLLAAINQKIQLYKWASREDGGSRELQTECGHHGHILALYVQTRGDFIVVGDLMKSISLLIFKHEEGAIEERARDYNANWMSAVEILDDDIYLGSENNFNLFTVRKNSEGATDEERSRLEVVGEYHLGEFVNRFRHGSLVMRLPDSDVGQIPTVIFGTVNGVIGVIASLPHDQYLFLEKLQTSLRKVIKGVGGLSHEQWRSFYNEKKTVEAKNFLDGDLIESFLDLSRSRMEDISKAMAVPVEELMKRVEELTRLH
- the LOC107767432 gene encoding DNA damage-binding protein 1 isoform X2 — translated: MSIWNYVVTAHKPTNATHSCVGNFTAPHELNLIIAKCTRIEIHLLTPQGLQPMLDVPIYGRIATLELFRPHGETQDFLFIATERYKFCVLQWDAEASEVITRAMGDVSDRIGRPTDNGQIGIIDPDCRLIGLHLYDGLFKVIPFDNKGQLKEAFNIRLEELQVLDIKFLYGCPKPTIVVLYQDNKDARHVKTYEVSLKDKDFIEGPWAQNNLDNGASLLIPVPPPLCGVLIIGEETIVYCSASAFKAIPIRPSITRAYGRVDADGSRYLLGDHNGLLQLLVITHEKEKVTGLKIELLGETSIASTISYLDNAFVFIGSSYGDSQLVKLNLQPDAKGSYVEVLERYVNLGPIVDFCVVDLERQGQGQVVTCSGAYKDGSLRIVRNGIGINEQASVELQGIKGMWSLRSATDDPYDTFLVVSFISETRVLAMNLEDELEETEIEGFNSQVQTLFCHDAIYNQLVQVTSNSVRLVSSISRDLKNEWFAPAGYSVNVATANATQVLLATGGGHLVYLEIGDGVLNEVKYAKLDYDISCLDINPIGENPNYSQIAAVGMWTDISVRIYSLPDLNLITKEQLGGEIIPRSVLMCSFEGISYLLCALGDGHLLNYVLSMSTGELTDRKKVSLGTQPITLRTFSSKDATHVFAASDRPTVIYSSNKKLLYSNVNLKEVSHMCPFNVAAFPDSLAIAKEGELTIGTIDEIQKLHIRSIPLGEHARRISHQEQTRTFALCSVKYTQSNADDPEVHFVRLLDDQTFEFISTYPLDQFEYGCSILSCSFSDDSNVYYCVGTAYVMPEENEPTKGRILVFIVEDGKLQLIAEKETKGAVYSLNAFNGKLLAAINQKIQLYKWASREDGGSRELQTECGHHGHILALYVQTRGDFIVVGDLMKSISLLIFKHEEGAIEERARDYNANWMSAVEILDDDIYLGSENNFNLFTVRKNSEGATDEERSRLEVVGEYHLGEFVNRFRHGSLVMRLPDSDVGQIPTVIFGTVNGVIGVIASLPHDQYLFLEKLQTSLRKVIKGVGGLSHEQWRSFYNEKKTVEAKNFLDGDLIESFLDLSRSRMEDISKAMAVPVEELMKRVEELTRLH